The Salipiger sp. CCB-MM3 sequence CGGGCGTCAGTTGGAACGGCGCGCTCAGGTTCTCGGACTGAAGGCGCTGCGCCAGCATGTCGACGAAGATGCTCACCTTGGCTGTCAGATTATGGCGCTTGGGATAGATCGCCGCGATGTTGGCGGTCTGGAAGTAGCTTGGCAGGACCACGCGCAGATGACCATCGCGCACATGCCGCGAGATGTCCCACTCCGAGCGCAGCATGATGCCCTTACCGCCCAGCATCCATTCCCGCGCCATTTCGCCATCGTTGGTGCTCAGCCGCCCGTTCACCCGCGCCGAGGCAGTCTCTCCGGCCACATCGTCGAACCTCCAGATGTCGTAGATGTCGTGTTCCTGCCGCAGCACGATGCAATCGCGATGGGTCAGATCCTTCAGCGACTTCGGAGACCCATGCTTTTCCAGATAAGACGTCGAGGCGCACATGAAGCGCCGGTTCCGCTGCAGCAGGCGCTGGATCAGGTTGCTGCTCGGCGAATTGCCGAAACGAATGTTCAGATCGAACCCCTGCTCGACGATGTTCAGCGGGGCGTCGGTGACCACCAGTTGCACCTCGACCTCGGGATAAAGCTCTGAAAACTCCGCCACCGTAGGCGCGATATAGGTCCGGCTGAACCCGAAGGTGGCATTGATCCGCAAGAGCCCGCTGGGATGTTCGAGCCCGACCCGCAGGCTGTTTTCAAGCTCTTCGATTTCGCCAAGCAGACGGACCGCCTTGCTGAAATAAAGCTCGCCCTCTCCGGTCAGGCTGACCCGGCGAGTGGTGCGGTTCATCAGACGCACGCCCAGCTTCTCCTCGAGCCGGGCGAGACGCCGACTGACTGCAGAGGCCGTAACCCCCATCTCGCGCGCGGTTTCGACAAAGCTCTCGTGCCGCGCCAACAGCACGAAAAACCCCAGATCGCCCTCGCCCATTACTTACCTCAGCGCAATAATGAAGTTCATTTTCTGAAATTAATTAATTTCAAGAAGCAGTCTAGGCTCCTGTTTGCCCACATTGAGGAGTGAAGGGCACCGACCTGTTGGCAGAGCCCGCAGGTCCCAGGGGGAGAGGGCGCGCGCGGACGGCCAGCAGGGCCTCGGCGCCGCCCACTTGCCCGCTCGGCCGTGTCCAGCGCGGCGTCTTAGGAGGAGGACACCATGAAGAAGACTCTCGCAACCCTGCTTGTCTCGGTCTTGGCGATGACCGGGCCTGTGGCTGCACAATCGGCCGAAGAATTTCCGTCAAAGCCGATGACTTACATCATTCCGTTCAACGCGGGCGGTGAAAGCGATATCTCGGCGCGGTTCCAGCAAGCCGAATGGGAGAAGGTCACCGGCCAGAAGGTGGTGATCCAGTACCAGCCCGGCGCCGGGGGAGCGCAGGCTTGGTCGCAGCTGAACTCGCTGCCCGGCGACGGCTACACCATCATGGGGATCAACCTGCCCCACACGATCCTGCAGCC is a genomic window containing:
- a CDS encoding LysR family transcriptional regulator; its protein translation is MGEGDLGFFVLLARHESFVETAREMGVTASAVSRRLARLEEKLGVRLMNRTTRRVSLTGEGELYFSKAVRLLGEIEELENSLRVGLEHPSGLLRINATFGFSRTYIAPTVAEFSELYPEVEVQLVVTDAPLNIVEQGFDLNIRFGNSPSSNLIQRLLQRNRRFMCASTSYLEKHGSPKSLKDLTHRDCIVLRQEHDIYDIWRFDDVAGETASARVNGRLSTNDGEMAREWMLGGKGIMLRSEWDISRHVRDGHLRVVLPSYFQTANIAAIYPKRHNLTAKVSIFVDMLAQRLQSENLSAPFQLTPEELGGTN